The proteins below are encoded in one region of Banduia mediterranea:
- the hrpA gene encoding ATP-dependent RNA helicase HrpA, whose product MPSRAELSDRLRLLAPQLMVRDASRFAQLLQRAGRGRRIDEAGLARDLEAAQRRAENRRRLLPRHIHYPEALPVTQAREELLSAIRKHSVLVVCGETGSGKSTQLPKLLLEAGCGRRGLIGHTQPRRLAARALASRIAEELKVPVGGLVGFETRFDKRVGEHSLIKLMTDGILLAELSRDRWLEAYDAIIIDEAHERSLNIDFLLGRLRQIQQRRPDLKILITSATLDPERLSAHFDGAPILTVSGRSFPVEVRYREAEKDEDLEDQVARGIESLWRPRPDGDILVFLPGEREIKDCARLLPKRFPHAQVLPLYSRLPAAQQDRVFSTGGPPRIVLATNVAETSVTVPGIRYVVDTGSARVNRYSTRLGVQQLHIEPISQAASNQRAGRCGRVGPGICLRLYAEQDFAKRERFTDPEILRSNLAGVILQMQALRLGAVEDFPWIDAPASRHVTEGYRLLQLLGAMEGEAGERRITRQGQELARLPLDPRIARIAIAGRDTPCPREVAVLAAALSVQDPHEVPPDRREAARQKHAEWRHLRSDFLTLLQLWQRWRQWREELSNRDLRHACSTHFLSFTRMLEWDQVFRQVTDALGGDLRETQLMPEDLYAPLHQALLTGLIDHIGYKQPAQRLRSGRLEAGEYLGPRGRKFRLFPGSGIAKKAPAWVMSAQLVQTSQLFARTNAAIEIEWLEAVGTHLLKRRYQHPEWNAQRGEVTATEYGSLLGLPLYKRVRHYGSIEPAEARGIFILEALVRGNLPNKPQFLKQNLALIESLREQEIRLRRPDLLADEDQWFAFYDACIPADMNTVAALRKWLHRSGIESRQGGVERHTLLMEEADVLRRGASTDVKALFPDHLELGELSLRLSYRHDPGSDADGVVIQLPLALLHRLDAQPFDWLVPGLRPALFEGLLRSLPNSLRRHCTPAAEYGRALAESLSPADGALLPALCTRFKTMTGFELKPEDFEPDKLEAHLRPWFLVEDERGRKLAEGASLEVLQHGKREAAREALNRAAGPNPWVRDKVEHWDFGDLPDEAHSNTDTDTGARGIPALALDQGQLRLRLFESRDAAEAAHRVGVRALLMTRIADRVRDLRKSAQRAFGLSLVGTELRPDTLAEDLAARLVDEVLLDGNVPRTQAGFQAAFERRGQFSQTAYRSLDEIKDWLAQASVLRIRIGRLESTWPDAGRDMRQQIESLLAPGFAREIPGEAWPRIPVYLKALSLRLDRIANKPQRDQELNAKVWPLAQALPSAWHPARWLLEEWRVLLFAQELKAIGGPNAAKLVAALKQ is encoded by the coding sequence ATGCCGTCCCGCGCCGAGCTCTCCGACCGCCTGCGTTTGCTTGCGCCCCAGCTGATGGTGCGCGACGCTTCGCGCTTCGCGCAGTTGTTGCAGCGTGCCGGCCGCGGTCGGCGCATTGACGAGGCTGGGCTGGCTCGCGATCTCGAAGCAGCGCAGCGGCGCGCCGAAAACCGGCGCCGTCTGCTGCCACGACACATCCATTACCCGGAGGCGCTGCCGGTCACGCAGGCGCGCGAAGAACTGCTGAGCGCGATCCGCAAGCATTCCGTGCTGGTAGTCTGCGGCGAGACCGGTTCCGGCAAGTCCACACAGTTGCCCAAGCTGCTGCTCGAAGCCGGCTGCGGGCGACGCGGCCTGATCGGCCATACCCAGCCGCGGCGGCTGGCGGCGCGGGCGCTGGCCTCACGCATCGCGGAAGAACTGAAAGTGCCGGTGGGCGGGCTGGTCGGCTTCGAGACGCGCTTCGACAAGCGCGTGGGCGAGCACTCCCTGATCAAGCTGATGACGGACGGTATCCTGCTGGCGGAGCTGTCGCGCGACCGCTGGCTCGAAGCCTACGACGCCATCATCATCGACGAGGCCCACGAGCGCAGCCTCAACATCGATTTCCTGCTGGGCCGCCTGCGGCAGATTCAGCAGCGCCGTCCGGATTTGAAGATCCTCATCACCTCGGCCACGCTGGACCCGGAACGTCTGTCCGCGCATTTCGACGGCGCGCCGATTCTCACCGTGTCCGGCCGCAGCTTTCCGGTGGAGGTCCGCTATCGCGAGGCCGAGAAGGACGAGGATCTCGAAGACCAGGTCGCGCGCGGCATCGAATCGCTGTGGCGACCGCGACCGGACGGGGACATATTGGTGTTCCTGCCCGGCGAACGCGAAATCAAGGACTGCGCGCGGCTGCTGCCGAAGCGCTTCCCGCACGCGCAGGTCTTGCCGCTGTATTCACGCCTGCCGGCAGCGCAGCAGGACCGCGTGTTCTCCACCGGCGGGCCGCCGCGCATCGTGCTGGCCACCAACGTCGCCGAAACCTCGGTCACGGTGCCCGGCATCCGTTACGTCGTGGATACCGGCAGCGCGCGCGTCAACCGCTATTCCACGCGTCTGGGCGTGCAGCAACTACACATCGAGCCGATCAGCCAGGCCGCCTCGAATCAACGCGCCGGGCGCTGCGGCCGGGTCGGTCCCGGCATCTGTCTGCGGCTCTACGCCGAGCAAGACTTCGCCAAACGCGAGCGGTTCACCGACCCAGAAATCCTGCGTTCCAATCTGGCCGGCGTGATCCTGCAGATGCAGGCGCTGCGGCTCGGCGCGGTCGAGGATTTCCCGTGGATCGACGCGCCGGCCTCCAGACACGTGACCGAAGGCTATCGCCTGCTGCAACTGCTCGGCGCGATGGAAGGCGAGGCCGGCGAGCGGCGCATCACCCGGCAGGGCCAGGAATTGGCGCGGCTGCCGCTGGACCCGCGCATCGCGCGCATCGCCATCGCCGGCCGTGACACGCCGTGTCCGCGCGAAGTCGCGGTGCTGGCCGCTGCGCTGTCGGTGCAGGATCCGCATGAAGTGCCGCCGGACAGGCGCGAGGCCGCGCGCCAGAAACATGCCGAATGGCGGCATCTGCGCTCGGACTTTCTGACGCTGCTGCAACTGTGGCAGCGCTGGCGGCAGTGGCGCGAGGAACTGTCGAATCGCGATCTGCGGCACGCCTGCAGCACGCACTTCCTGTCGTTCACTCGCATGCTCGAATGGGACCAGGTGTTCCGCCAGGTGACGGATGCGCTCGGTGGCGATCTGCGGGAAACGCAGCTGATGCCGGAGGATCTGTATGCGCCGCTGCATCAGGCGCTGCTGACCGGGCTGATCGACCACATCGGCTACAAGCAGCCAGCACAGCGCCTGCGCAGCGGCAGGCTCGAGGCCGGCGAATATCTGGGTCCGCGCGGCCGCAAGTTCCGCCTCTTTCCGGGCTCCGGCATCGCCAAGAAGGCGCCGGCCTGGGTGATGAGCGCGCAACTGGTGCAGACCTCGCAACTGTTCGCACGGACCAATGCCGCGATCGAAATCGAATGGCTGGAAGCCGTCGGCACCCATCTGCTCAAGCGCAGGTATCAGCACCCGGAATGGAACGCGCAGCGCGGCGAGGTCACGGCCACCGAATACGGCAGCCTGCTCGGCTTGCCGCTGTACAAGCGTGTGCGGCACTACGGTTCGATCGAGCCGGCCGAAGCGCGCGGCATCTTCATACTCGAAGCCCTGGTGCGCGGCAATCTGCCGAACAAGCCGCAGTTCCTGAAACAGAACTTGGCCTTGATCGAATCGCTGCGCGAACAGGAAATCCGTCTGCGCCGGCCGGACCTGCTGGCCGACGAGGACCAGTGGTTCGCGTTCTACGACGCGTGCATTCCGGCGGACATGAACACCGTCGCCGCGCTCAGGAAATGGCTGCATCGCAGCGGCATCGAAAGCCGTCAGGGCGGCGTCGAACGCCACACGCTGTTGATGGAAGAAGCCGATGTGCTGCGACGCGGCGCGAGCACCGACGTCAAGGCCTTGTTCCCGGACCATCTCGAACTCGGCGAACTGAGCCTGCGCCTGAGCTACCGCCACGATCCCGGATCGGACGCCGACGGCGTGGTCATCCAGCTGCCGCTGGCGCTGCTGCATCGGCTCGACGCGCAGCCCTTCGACTGGCTGGTGCCGGGCCTGCGTCCGGCGCTGTTCGAAGGCCTGCTGCGTTCGCTGCCGAATTCCCTGCGGCGCCACTGCACGCCGGCCGCCGAGTACGGCCGCGCGCTGGCTGAAAGCCTGTCGCCGGCCGACGGCGCGCTGCTGCCGGCACTGTGCACGCGTTTCAAGACCATGACCGGCTTCGAACTCAAGCCCGAAGATTTCGAGCCGGACAAGCTCGAAGCCCATCTGCGGCCGTGGTTCCTGGTCGAGGACGAACGCGGCCGCAAGCTTGCCGAAGGCGCAAGCCTGGAGGTTCTGCAGCACGGCAAACGCGAGGCCGCGCGCGAGGCGCTCAACCGCGCGGCCGGCCCGAATCCCTGGGTGCGCGACAAGGTCGAACACTGGGATTTCGGCGACCTGCCGGACGAGGCCCATTCCAACACCGATACCGACACCGGCGCGCGCGGAATTCCGGCGCTGGCCCTGGATCAGGGCCAACTGCGTCTGCGCCTGTTCGAATCCCGCGATGCGGCCGAAGCCGCGCATCGCGTCGGCGTACGCGCCTTGCTGATGACCCGCATCGCCGACCGCGTGCGCGACCTGCGCAAGAGCGCGCAGCGCGCCTTCGGCCTGTCGCTGGTCGGCACCGAACTGCGGCCGGACACGTTGGCCGAGGATCTGGCGGCGCGGCTGGTCGACGAGGTGCTGTTGGACGGCAACGTGCCGCGCACCCAGGCCGGGTTTCAGGCGGCCTTCGAGCGCCGCGGCCAGTTTTCACAGACGGCCTATCGCAGCCTCGACGAAATCAAGGACTGGCTGGCGCAGGCCTCGGTGCTGCGCATCCGTATCGGCAGACTCGAATCCACTTGGCCGGATGCCGGACGCGACATGCGCCAGCAGATCGAAAGCTTGCTGGCGCCGGGTTTTGCACGCGAAATCCCGGGCGAGGCCTGGCCGCGGATTCCGGTCTACCTCAAGGCGCTGTCGCTGCGCCTGGACCGCATCGCCAACAAGCCGCAGCGCGATCAGGAACTGAACGCGAAGGTCTGGCCGCTGGCGCAGGCGCTGCCATCGGCCTGGCATCCGGCGCGTTGGCTGCTGGAGGAATGGCGCGTGCTGCTGTTCGCGCAGGAACTCAAGGCGATCGGCGGGCCGAATGCCGCCAAGCTTGTTGCCGCACTGAAACAGTGA
- a CDS encoding formate/nitrite transporter family protein, with amino-acid sequence MSDDKPVTHRFDDPESQLSAEEKDNVTANLPPRAAVLHETIRTQGEEELKRVVSALWWSALAAGLSMGFSMVAKGVLHAYLPPGGINHLISNLGYSVGFLVVIIARQQLFTENTLTAVLPLMRQPTQAKLLKLLRLWGVVLVGNLAGVTLFAAGVAYGDLFGDPVRASFVSLGEEVMKNTATQMFTKGIVAGWLIATMVWLIPAVHESKIVIITVMTYLIGVANFTHIIAGATEIAYLGFVGNISAAEGIFRFGVPTLLGNIVGGAFIFALISHAQVRREV; translated from the coding sequence ATGAGCGACGACAAGCCGGTAACCCACCGATTCGATGACCCCGAATCGCAGTTGTCCGCAGAAGAAAAGGACAACGTGACCGCAAACCTGCCGCCACGGGCGGCGGTGTTGCACGAAACCATTCGCACTCAGGGCGAGGAAGAGCTAAAGCGGGTGGTTTCGGCTCTGTGGTGGTCGGCGCTCGCAGCCGGTCTGTCCATGGGCTTTTCGATGGTCGCCAAGGGCGTGCTGCATGCCTACCTTCCACCGGGTGGCATCAACCACCTGATCTCGAATCTGGGGTACAGCGTAGGCTTTCTGGTGGTGATCATCGCGCGTCAGCAGTTGTTCACCGAAAACACGCTGACCGCCGTATTGCCGCTGATGAGGCAGCCCACACAGGCCAAGCTGCTCAAACTGCTGCGCTTGTGGGGCGTGGTGCTGGTCGGAAACCTGGCCGGAGTCACGCTGTTCGCCGCCGGCGTGGCCTATGGCGATCTGTTTGGCGATCCGGTGCGCGCATCCTTCGTCAGCCTGGGTGAAGAAGTCATGAAAAACACCGCCACGCAGATGTTCACCAAGGGCATCGTCGCGGGCTGGTTGATCGCGACGATGGTATGGCTGATTCCCGCCGTGCACGAATCCAAGATCGTCATCATCACGGTGATGACCTATCTGATCGGCGTGGCCAACTTCACGCACATCATCGCCGGTGCCACCGAGATCGCTTATCTGGGGTTCGTCGGCAATATCTCGGCCGCCGAAGGCATTTTCCGATTCGGTGTGCCGACCTTGCTCGGCAACATCGTCGGCGGTGCCTTCATTTTCGCGCTGATCAGCCACGCACAGGTGCGGCGCGAAGTCTGA